The following coding sequences lie in one Actinomycetes bacterium genomic window:
- a CDS encoding HAMP domain-containing sensor histidine kinase — MPHKPTGGEQPPGERADELLAIVAHELRRPLTALLGALATLQHRGQALSTPQQDELVGMARRQGEQLQRLLDQVLVAAGLERPHAGMARRSLVDAAALAHEAGLAARLANPGRPITVDLAGPLLVRADPLAISRILGNLLDNAATHTPSGAPIRLSASWDGLHALLAVQDAGPGIPPAERERVFERYARLDQQTGRPGVGLGLGLYIARRLARTNRGELRVTDPPGGPGARLELRLPLAASPTPSTRGQD; from the coding sequence ATGCCCCACAAGCCTACCGGCGGCGAGCAGCCGCCGGGCGAACGGGCCGACGAGCTGCTCGCCATCGTCGCCCATGAGCTGCGCCGGCCGCTGACGGCGCTGCTGGGCGCCCTGGCGACCCTGCAGCACCGCGGCCAAGCCCTCTCCACCCCGCAGCAGGACGAGCTGGTTGGCATGGCACGCCGCCAAGGCGAGCAGCTACAGCGGCTCCTGGACCAGGTCCTAGTCGCCGCCGGCCTGGAGCGCCCCCATGCCGGCATGGCCCGGCGGTCGCTGGTCGACGCGGCCGCCCTCGCCCACGAGGCGGGGCTGGCCGCCCGGCTCGCCAACCCCGGCCGTCCGATCACCGTCGACCTGGCCGGGCCGCTGCTGGTCCGCGCCGATCCGCTGGCGATCAGCCGCATCCTCGGCAACCTGCTCGACAACGCCGCCACGCACACCCCGTCGGGGGCGCCGATCCGGCTGTCGGCCAGCTGGGATGGTCTGCACGCGCTGCTGGCGGTCCAGGACGCCGGGCCGGGCATCCCACCCGCTGAGCGCGAACGCGTCTTCGAGCGGTACGCGCGGCTCGACCAGCAGACAGGTCGGCCTGGTGTCGGGCTGGGGTTGGGCCTGTACATCGCCAGGCGGCTTGCCCGCACCAACCGCGGCGAGCTGCGCGTCACCGACCCGCCGGGCGGCCCAGGGGCCCGCCTTGAGCTGCGCCTGCCCCTGGCGGCATCGCCGACACCGAGCACCCGCGGACAGGACTAG
- a CDS encoding MarR family transcriptional regulator, with product MATTGTTGAKTPSVEAILDALRHHPDATAAELAEAAGIGRSTAGKTLANLEAQGRVSRQRDTSGGGKATPDHWTLVSDPPADHTGRAEPEPQPATGEVPVDEPAATPETSAEAPSAEAVPPATGTPDTGEADATAATTQSAPDADRPPGGATGSGPRLRPGALRALVHAWLAERPGQEFTPTRIGKELGRSAGAVGNALATMTDQGEVTQTSSKPRMYALAEGGDQASATR from the coding sequence ATGGCCACCACCGGCACCACCGGGGCCAAGACCCCGAGCGTCGAGGCGATCCTGGACGCCCTGCGCCACCACCCGGACGCGACCGCCGCCGAGCTCGCCGAGGCTGCTGGCATCGGCCGCTCCACCGCCGGCAAGACCCTCGCCAACCTCGAGGCCCAGGGTCGGGTCAGCCGGCAGCGCGACACGTCCGGGGGCGGCAAGGCCACCCCGGACCACTGGACGCTGGTCTCTGACCCCCCCGCCGACCACACCGGCCGCGCCGAGCCCGAACCGCAACCTGCCACCGGCGAGGTGCCCGTGGACGAGCCGGCCGCCACGCCCGAGACCTCGGCCGAGGCGCCCAGCGCCGAAGCGGTGCCGCCGGCCACCGGCACACCCGACACCGGCGAGGCCGACGCGACGGCGGCGACCACCCAGTCCGCGCCCGACGCCGACCGACCCCCAGGCGGGGCCACCGGTAGCGGCCCGCGGCTGCGTCCTGGGGCGCTGCGCGCCCTGGTCCACGCCTGGCTGGCCGAGCGGCCCGGCCAGGAGTTCACCCCGACCAGGATCGGCAAGGAGCTGGGCCGCAGCGCCGGCGCAGTCGGCAACGCGCTGGCCACCATGACCGACCAGGGCGAGGTCACCCAGACCAGCAGCAAGCCCCGTATGTACGCCCTCGCCGAGGGCGGCGACCAGGCGAGCGCAACGCGCTGA
- a CDS encoding DNA cytosine methyltransferase yields MPVAGVDGRSVTYAVARLGAGRLGSGPAGSLFTAQTGGINGVHPGTVFGLSMADDATLEQLIETVGWARWIRPLVRRVERSAALREAGSGDEGPGAVNGSGPRLRANIKLSRRQDQADAVARLVPHWRPPSRRRLVSASRPVNVVELFAGAGGMGLGFLLAGSGRSRYRLVYSGEVDPIYVQTLSSNHAAVDRILPGSVPLTPTHVDSVDLRSTKAQKEVERRAEEWGGADVLIGGPPCQGFSNANRNSRHSSNPHNQLIDVFLRYVVRLAPRVFLLENVQGIHWTRKSGAPQARSSVLDHIRTRMAAAGYEVFVQLLDAVWYGVPQYRSRLFVLGVHRDLGYDPDDFGPWGPFPQPSHGPGTSRDYITVRDAVGDLPPVGNGHAVERMAYVEPTRAALGANSFLSIMRVGAEQNAVTDHVTSRHADYVIERYQKIPPGGNWESIADTLTNYADVNRTHSNIYRRLLWGEPSITIGHYRKSMLVHPSQHRGLSLREAARLQSFPDWFRFQGNPAGGRGGLVHKQQQLANAVCPLVTKAIAELILEL; encoded by the coding sequence GTGCCTGTGGCGGGAGTCGACGGTCGGAGCGTCACCTACGCCGTTGCACGCCTGGGCGCTGGCCGCCTTGGGTCCGGGCCGGCCGGCTCCCTCTTCACGGCGCAAACCGGCGGTATCAACGGCGTGCATCCCGGCACCGTGTTCGGGCTCTCTATGGCCGACGATGCCACGCTCGAGCAGCTGATCGAGACGGTCGGGTGGGCACGCTGGATCAGGCCGCTCGTCCGGCGCGTCGAGAGGTCCGCAGCGCTCCGAGAAGCCGGGTCCGGAGACGAGGGCCCGGGCGCCGTCAACGGAAGCGGGCCGAGGCTGCGGGCGAATATCAAGCTCTCCCGCCGCCAGGACCAGGCCGATGCGGTCGCCCGTCTGGTCCCGCATTGGCGACCGCCCTCCAGGCGCAGACTCGTCAGCGCGTCGAGGCCAGTCAACGTGGTCGAGCTGTTCGCTGGGGCGGGCGGGATGGGACTCGGTTTTCTGCTCGCCGGCTCGGGGCGGTCGCGCTACCGGCTTGTCTACTCCGGCGAGGTCGATCCGATCTACGTGCAGACCCTGAGTAGCAACCATGCTGCGGTGGACAGGATTCTCCCAGGCAGCGTCCCCCTGACGCCGACGCACGTAGATTCTGTCGACCTCCGCTCGACGAAGGCGCAGAAGGAGGTTGAACGCAGGGCTGAGGAGTGGGGCGGGGCCGACGTTCTGATCGGCGGGCCGCCCTGCCAGGGATTTTCGAACGCAAACCGGAACTCGCGGCATAGCTCCAACCCCCACAACCAGCTCATCGACGTCTTTCTGAGATATGTCGTCCGCCTCGCGCCGCGCGTCTTCCTTCTCGAGAACGTCCAGGGGATCCATTGGACTCGCAAGAGCGGCGCTCCACAGGCCCGCTCCAGTGTTCTCGACCACATCCGAACGCGTATGGCAGCCGCCGGCTACGAGGTCTTCGTCCAGCTACTGGACGCCGTCTGGTACGGAGTCCCGCAGTACAGGAGCCGCCTTTTCGTCCTGGGCGTTCACCGAGATCTGGGTTATGACCCTGACGACTTCGGGCCCTGGGGCCCGTTCCCGCAACCGTCCCACGGCCCGGGGACGTCGCGGGACTACATAACGGTCCGCGACGCGGTCGGCGACCTTCCGCCGGTCGGTAACGGCCACGCCGTCGAACGTATGGCGTACGTCGAGCCGACCAGGGCGGCCCTCGGTGCCAACAGCTTCTTGTCCATCATGCGGGTGGGCGCCGAGCAGAACGCGGTCACGGACCATGTGACGTCCAGGCACGCCGACTACGTCATCGAGCGGTACCAAAAGATCCCCCCAGGTGGGAACTGGGAGAGCATCGCCGACACCCTCACCAACTACGCAGACGTCAATCGGACCCACAGCAACATCTACCGCCGGCTCTTGTGGGGTGAGCCCTCAATCACCATCGGCCATTACCGCAAGAGCATGCTTGTGCACCCCTCCCAGCACCGTGGTCTCTCCCTCCGGGAGGCCGCCCGGCTGCAGTCGTTCCCGGACTGGTTCCGATTCCAGGGCAACCCCGCGGGAGGCCGGGGCGGGCTCGTCCACAAGCAGCAACAACTCGCCAACGCGGTCTGCCCGCTGGTCACTAAGGCGATCGCCGAACTCATTCTCGAGCTCTAA